The Hevea brasiliensis isolate MT/VB/25A 57/8 chromosome 9, ASM3005281v1, whole genome shotgun sequence nucleotide sequence aaTGGATTGATTCCTGATAGTTGTAAGTGATtttaaagagagaaaatgaactgtgtataaaatatatatatatatattaaatatttataaattagttaatagTTTATTATTCCAATTGATACTCTAATTAGGATAACGATTGTATTGTACAATTAGTCCTTAATGTAAAAGAGAGTTTATATTTAATTCTAATATTAAATAATGTCACATATTAAGAATCTAtttgttttatgaaaaataatttgtacataaaaaatattttattattttttaaatttcataaaaatattttttattatttaattataatattaaattaatgatatttttttattttatatatgtataagtatttttcacattttaatataattaaaaaatttaaaaatgaaaaataatttttaagatgaCTTAATTTctcttttataaaaaaatatttttcattgattattttttttttaatatcaaaatactaaaaaatatataaaatattttttttaaaacaaatggagtctcaaattataaaataattttaattcaattattttattttttaaaattgaaacaaaataattaaattttaatatttattcattaaaatcaaatcaaattttcttaaaaaataaactgaaaaaatgaaatttgatcaattttattatttcttttgttACAATCAATTATTGCTCAGTCTTATCACCACCTAAACTAAAAATCAATGACCTTATCACATCTGGCTTAATTCATCTCATAGTGTGGCAATTATTGTGATGGGGAAAATGGTGTCACCAAAAGATTTTTATCGTAGAGGTTTTATCTCTTTTGTATGTTACATAGTGATTAAGCTTATCAATGTGTAATCTCTTTTGTACGTTCACTTTTATCTACTCATGCATATGCCAACAATAAGTGAACGTTAACAGAGAAAAACATTTTTCCTTGTAAATTTACGAAAATTTAGAAATTAAGTATGATTAAAACAATTATTATCCttaattatttcatttatatGTTAATATGATGTTAAAGTTGGAAATTTAACATCATTATGTACATATACTTTTGAGTGAAACTTTTGCAATAAGCTAGAAAATAAATATTTTGCCATTTAAATTTCattaagaaaaaggaaaaagaaatttgGTAGGTAGAGACAAAATCAAGTGTTTTCTATATTCTACAAGATTATATTCTCTACCAAGAGGGCCCAAAAATCAAATATCATCCTATCTTAACTTTGCAACAGGAAGTTGATGGAGAGAAGAATATTTTatggaaattattttttattatacatatatatatatataattaacattataataagaTTAAtcatatcaataataataatgatgattatatatatatgagattggTCTTGTTGACTGGTATAGAGAGCCCAAAAATAATGATAATAGAGCTTTCTAGATTCTGAAAAGGAGAGGAGAAATTAAAGGGGAAAACGAAAAAATTTACTACGAAATGGAAGGAAGTATAATCCTTTATGATATCTGAATATTCTACCATGAATGGATATAACAAAAAAAAGGCAGGAGAGGGAAGAGATGATTGGGATTCAAGGTTTTGGTTTTATTATTATTGAAGCATTCTCTCAATATATACATTTGGAGTGGGTATGGAAAGCTGTTTTTCAACCTCTaacttaatatttgagttattttcagaattataaaattttgaaattaaattttaaatcgaaattaattatatttttgcatCATCACCATATTcctttaaactaaaaagaaatgTTGACATATTATTGGTCCCAATATAGATACTAAAAAGGAgaagggaagaaaaagaaaagcaaaaacCTAACATACAAAATACCTTTTCTATTGATATCCCTCACATATTGAAAGCAAAAGACATGTACAAAGATGTTTTAACCAAAGGGAAACTTTGCTTTCTAAAAGATAACTTTAAGCATtactcaacaaaaaaaaaaaaaaaaatgctcatCTTGATGAATTTTAATAGAAGGTTACGCATATACTGATGATCAAATATCCCATTCAGAATTTCCCTTTCGGTGAGCTCCTGACCCTTAGTTCCACAACCATATACATCATTTTCCATGTCTCTTGAATAGAGAATATCATGAACAAAAATCTCCTTTGCCTATTAAAGAAGCTTTTTTCGTATAAACCCCAAAATAACATTACAAGGCTAtgtattatatatatgtatatatagcaCCAAATTAATAAAGTTTAACCATTTTTTTAATTCCACTAAACTTGTaattacaaaattaattataatccCCTATCCACCTTCCCCGCAATCCATTAGCACTAGAATAGATATTACGTATACTAATTTTCTTACATAATTGAGCATCCACCATCATTATCATAATCATCATCATGAATCATCCTATTGATTGGTTCAGatggtggaggtggtggagggTACCTCTCAGGGTGAGAATACGGATGAGCATGCATGGAAGGAGCATAGTATGATGCACTGGTACTAGGATATGCTGTGTTGTAGTTTACTCCATAAGCTGGAGGAGCGGCATAATACACTGGAAGATGATATGGGTATACATGCTGAAGTGGTGGGATATAGTCCATTGATGCCATAGGTGGAGCTGGGTTTTCAATAACCGCCGGAGATTTGCCGTCTGCTGGTGTGTCACCGGCATGATCACCACCACTGTTACCATTATTAGCATTATTACCATTTTGCCctcccttcttctttttcttctttttccctcCACTTCCACCTCCGCCAGTAGCTGCAGCAGCGCTTTCTCCAACAGCCCCCTCGCCCTTGGCATCCAGTGGTTGGTCATCACCACCACCACTTTTAGCAACAGTGTCAGGCTTTTCTTTTATGTTGTTTTGATCATCATCGTCGCCGTCATCACCAGCACCAACTTCCTGGCTATCTTGATCAGGGTCTTGTTTTCCATCGCTCTTGGATTTTCCTgacttcttattcttcttctctgGCTTTTCAGGCCAAAGTTCTGCGTGTTTCCCCGACCTTGCCAATTTCTTGATAAGAGTCTCGGCGTCGACGTTGCCACTCACTGTAACCTTATGCTGCTGAGAGTCAATCTCTGTCATATAAACACCTGTACGCTCAAGGGATAATAAAGAATGTACACATATTAAATGGAGAGATTCTAATGATAACAAAATATATGCAAGAGCAGAGTTTACATAAAAATTGTACCATCGACTCCCTGGAGAACTTTCCTGACTTTCTTCCTGCAGCCTTCACAGTGGATTGAGACTTTCAGGACCCATGTCTATGAAGCAATAGAAAAATGGACTTAGAAAGAGATCAATAGCACTGGAGAAATGATGAGTGAGGAAAAGCAATGGATAGACATAGAGAACTAAGAGAAGGACTCGAAAATTAATCACCTGGTATTTCAGCTGCTCTGGAGCCCCTTCGGCTGGTTTTCCTgccatgagagagagagagagagagtgggaGAGCTGATTGGGTGGGAATGTACACGTCTATTAATAGATGGAAAAGTATAGGGTAAATTATATTTTCATCCTTGAAGtttgattaaattaataatttattttttataattttaaaattaaataatttaatttttaatattttaataattctataagTTTATctttatcattaaaataattgtaaatttcttattaaatttaaaaaaataataaaaatatttttaacactATTTTTAAGATGAAAATAATTTaactctttaaattttattttattaataatttagtacttatatttttaaaatatgagttataataaattaaaatttttaaatttaaattataattataaaaaatataaattaattatttccttaaaaatgttaaatttttttgttaattataaaaccatttatatattttgttgattcttaaatattataaCATTTATATATAAATCCTTTTAactctgtaaaaatttatttattttatattattttaataatatataaataattatatatatatatattaatttataatatttttatatattatattattacataaaaaaaataaaatatgaatctaGACGCAACTTGTGTCCAGATTTGAATCCTCTGATCCCATTTTCTTCCCCTCCCCTATTTTCTGTCTaaggattaaattattaataaaaaaaatcttatgaaataaattattaataaaataaaattttatatattaaattatttttaaattaaaaataaaattaaaaatattttaattatttttattaaaattaatataaacttaattaattgaaattctaTCAGCATGTGctgatttatataattattaaaatattaataattaaataatttaattttataattataaaaattaaattataaatttaattaaattttaaaaactaaattataatttatctcatatatatatatatattttaaaaattaaattataatttatctcatatatatatatatatatatatataattaaaatttgaaatatgtaaatttaaattgaatcTTGAACTTAAAGGACAAAACAGTCATTTGGTTCAATTTTATCAGCGGCATGCACAATAACAGAGGTCGAAACATGAGCGAGAGTGGAAAGCCCCAAGAGAGATAAGGAATGTCTGTAACATGTTTATTTGAGTAAAAAAAAAGAACTTGCCAGGGTTTTAATATATAATCACACAAAATGACATCACTTAAGTATAATATATAGATTCATTtcgattatttatttattttctcttttaaatcaaccgaaattaattaagattttaaaatttaataattaaattatttaaatttaataattaaattaaaatatcgaATTATATAAATTCGatttaatttatcaattataaCCGATAAAGGCTTAACCTAATCTTTTCACCTTTAATTTTATTTGCTCCTTTGCGCTCAGTGAAAGGAATGTGAAGAGAACTAAACTTATCGAATTTAGAATAAATTATTCCATGCAACAATTATATATTTTGATAGTTGATTGTGATAAAATCTATCATaatcaataaataaaataaaattattatatatacattGATTATATTCTAAAATTTCTGTCATCTGTGAATTTACATGCTTTTTTGAAAGAATGTATCAATGTTAGCCTCCCTTCAATACATGTGGCTTCATGTTAATTATTTGAAAGTGTAGCCTCATTTGTAGATTTGGCCAGGGGCCGATTCTAGACCGAACCATCGGTTCAGCCAACTTTATGGTTCAGACCAATTTTAGTTCAAATCAATTCCGATTGGGAACCGTTAAATACAGTTTTAATTCGGTTGATGATTACAGTTTTAATTCGGTTCATAATCTCACCCTGGTTGTAATGTAAAAAAAACAAAAGGGATACgtcataatataaaaaaaaaaaatgtaaattaggCTAGATTCGGTTTAGGTTCAAGGAGGGGATCGAAATTCGCTCCGATATACCTTGGTTCCAGACCTGTTTATGAACTGGAAATGTTGACTTGATTCGCTTTCGATCCATTTCACGATATGAATCGACCCGTGGGTGGTCTACTTATTTGCACAAAAACCACAATCCATCAACCAATAATGAACatgtaaatttaatatatatcattatccaaaaaaataaatttaactgaaacattaattaaaaatatcataattaaattaataaagttgctcattacatattaattaatccaccatttacataaAATAGATAGGTGAGGGCCTAATGATAAAGATACGTTCATGTGTTTACATAAATTTAAGTTCAAGTAATCTTAGAAGGTGAAACTAGCTGCGAAAGGTAGGTGAAAAATTTAGCCTAACTAATCTTTGTAAGGGTTTGATTTTATAATCAAATACTTGAAGAAAACGATTTTttctaatataaaaataaataattatttaaatatacaatttatatataaaataaaataattatcctaTGTTATCATTCATAGAGATATCATAAATTTCTAGTCCAGAtatcataaataataataataaaaaaaaaagttactatTAGCACAAGAGATTGGTCCAAATGATTAGATCACTTTGTGTTCTTTATAGTAGCTTCCATGAGGTTAATTAGGCGCATCTTTTCCTCTCTTTTCAACTTCCTGTGCAAAGTTGTAAGCTAGCAGCCAATCTCACTCTGGGTGGGGAAGAGTAAAACTTAAGAGATAAATTCTGTGACAAAAAAGACTGCACAAAAGCATAAAATGATTAGAAAAAGACAAAAAAATGagtacatgaaaaattaaaatcaaagacATTTGACAAACGACGAGCATAAAGAAGACACCCCCACTGGCCCCATTCTCCTGAAACACTATCATTTGGCTTTCTTTCGTATTTTGCAAAGATATTGTACTAGATTAAAGTCCAATCACGAGCTTAATTTTATAAGTTAATAAACTCAAACAACCTAATTAACCAAAATCTAATTTCCCAATAATCAAATTCCTACTCAAAATTAGCATGACTATGAAATAATGTCACTTGCTTGTACATCTGATTGATTCTATACTTGATGTAAAATGCTCCGAATGTGGAACCAACAACCCAACATATTTCCCCATCTAACTGTTCTAAATCAGGTAATTCAATTCAGCTCCAGCTACAACATAAAGTAGATCCCTTGAATTTAAGCCAACACTGAAAAGGGTTTGCCAGACCAATAATATTTTGTCTTTTCCATTAGAAGTTACTTGGCAcagaatcatcatcatcattatgcTATCTTTGTTTTCAGAAAGGATACAATTTCTACTTGACCTATAAATTAGTAGTAATACTAATACTGTGACAGTACATGAATTTGCAATGTATAGAGTTCACAGTAACACGAACCAAAGttttagtcacaaaataccatTTTAAGCAACTTTAATATCAGATGCTGAACCTCGACTACCTTAATAATTTAATGAGAAACATCTGCACTATCAATGTTCACTGAATGATTACAAAACAAACCTGTGAAGCGGACTTTGCAACATTGTTCTCTTAACTGCTTTCATCATTTAAGCACAAACTTAGAAAGTTTAAGTAAAAGCAAAAGGAaaagggcaaaaaaaaaaaaaaacaaaaaaacaaaaaaacactTCTAACCTTAAATAGATTAAAGAATATGTGGACTGATAAGCATGTATTTAAAGTACAATATAAAATTATAGCCATCACAGACTTACCAACTTTAATCCTAAGCAGGACAAGCAGTCTTTTAGAATGCAATATCTGGCTACTAACTCGCTATGCTTTCCAGAATAATTGTCACTTGTCACTACTGGCACTTCACGTTTTCAAATTATTTTATCATTGGagatagaattttttttaaaagctaTACACAAATGCAATAATAAAGCCAATTCTGCTCATTTGCCACTTTGAATAAGCCAATGATTTTCAAAGTAGAGATAGTGTGCCTTGTGACAACACTTGGCACTCACAATAGCTATTGCTTTATGTTCTTTGCATACAAGCCAGTATAAAAATATTGagtatcattaaaaatatcatgGATAACCAAATCTATAAAAGAAATCAATAAAATCTAAAGTCTATAAGAACCTTAATGCGGTACACAACCTCTATGGAATGGATTTGGCTTACTTTGGATTAGACCACACCTGGAGTTTTCACTTTTCAATAGCCAATACCACACCCCAAAAGTGAAAATCTCATATTCAGCATGACCAATTGAAACAGCAGCTGGAGTTGTGGCTGTAATTTTCAACAACATAGAGAACAGGAATTTCAACTCAATGGAAAATGACTACAGTGCAAATCATCTCAGATTATAGCCGATAGAAAGTAATAGATGTTCAATGATAAAGTAAATCCACTGATGTACTAAtgctaaataattaagaaaaatgcaTTTCTTCCTCATAAGTCAAAGCAACAGAAAACCTGAAAGAATCAAAAGTAAAAGGCTAAAACAGAAAATCTTTCAATGATCCTATCAGCTCCAAAAGATTTTGTTTCACCAGCAATATCCTATACGACGAGACATTAGATTAGTGTATCCTCGCTAAACTTTGCACGATGCAAGGTCTGTCAGCTGATTCTTTATTCAGAGTTCACCTTGAAAAGAATTCTTAGAAACTCCAAAATAGCCACTCTCAACATCCCCTCAAGGAAGCAATTCCAGCTTTATCATGAATCATCTAACTAGGAAAACATTTCACTTACAAAACTGAACTTGATGAATTCCTTTGGATCTGATTGTGAAGTTGTTACTTTAAACAAATTAAGGCATTTAATTTGTGAATATCACCTTCCACAAATAATTTGAAGTTATGGATATTGGCTTGATTTACAAATAACTTGAACTAAAATactctaaaaatttattttcaataaataagATATGCTTGAAAGTTTCAAGCAATACAAGTTCAGCATTCTCTATAATCATATCCTATAAACTTTTTTGCCTGCAACAACTACAATTGTAATGGAACCAAAGTTGTGAAGGCTCCCAGTCTTGAAAGCCAGAATTCAGCTCATGTCAAGGGCCTAGTAACCTAGAAAAATACTTTCCAAAACTGTATTTCCAACTCCTCTAATAAGCCACTGTTATCAATAACAATGTCAGCCTTAGTTTGCTTTAGATCCAAAGACATCTGAGCATTTATCCTATCTCTGGTATCATCCTTACTGATTCTGTCTCTTGCCATGAGTCACTGAAGCTGTGTTTCAGGCGTTCAGCATCAAAATATACAACAATAATGGGCTCCATTTATCCATCTCGGCCTCAAACAACAAAGGGATATATCAAGGACAATCACCTTATAACCCCTCAACCATAGTTTCAAAATTTCACAAAAGATACCAGAGGATATGCAAGGAGCTACTAGCCTGCAAGGACATAATCGCAAAATTAAAATCTGGTGTACTATGTAAATCCATGACAGTTGTTTCAACACAAATGTCCTGAAATGCATTACCAAGAATAACTTGGCTGCACTAGGCAAAGCCAACAATGCTTTAcaacatagttattaaaggcgcaCCTCAAGCTCCAGGCTCATCAGGCTCCAGTCCTAGCGCCTCTACAGGAGAAAGGCGGGCAACATTCACCAGGCCCTCGCCTTATGCGCCTAGGCGTGTGCCTTGTTCCAGGCGCAAGGCTAGAAAGGCGAGCTTTTTTTATTTCTACATTCGGTGAGTACTTCCATTGATAAAAAACACTACCACCCAATTCGAAATTTATTGATCTAGAAGTTTTCAAAATTAGTATCGTTGATAATAACTAGTCACTAAAATCTCATCAAACTAACATACTCAGGATTACAAATCTCTCATATTTTCATTTTCAACACTACCACTCattatctttttaaaaaaaaaagttagtacTCCTTTAGTTCTTAAAAGTGAGGGAAATGatgaagatattgattttgaagATGAATATTAAGAGGATAAAGGTGTAGAAAAAGACAAAGAATATATAGTTACTTTATAATTTCTTAACTTTAGTTATGAAAGATTAAAAGActattaaagttttaataatttaGTACTTAAAtgcttatttgttattattatttttagttttatgttatttgaagtttgatggaatattcatatttattttattatttattttttttgcgCCTCATCTCGCTCAGGCGTGCGCCTTTGCGTTGTGCCTTGCGCCTTTGCGTTGTGCCTTGCGCCTTGCGCCTAGGCTCCAGGACCCCTTAGCGCCTTAGTGCcccttgagcctttaataactatgcttTACAAGCATAGTATTCGAGATGCTAAGATTGTACACCTGATATTTAACCAGGACAATTAGAAagtgacaggtattaaaaactcaactcaactcaactaagattttatcccaaaaatttggggtcggctatatggattcgctttctctactctaaacgattttgggttaaatactcagaaatttgtaatgcttc carries:
- the LOC110640722 gene encoding heavy metal-associated isoprenylated plant protein 36, which translates into the protein MAGKPAEGAPEQLKYQTWVLKVSIHCEGCRKKVRKVLQGVDGVYMTEIDSQQHKVTVSGNVDAETLIKKLARSGKHAELWPEKPEKKNKKSGKSKSDGKQDPDQDSQEVGAGDDGDDDDQNNIKEKPDTVAKSGGGDDQPLDAKGEGAVGESAAAATGGGGSGGKKKKKKKGGQNGNNANNGNSGGDHAGDTPADGKSPAVIENPAPPMASMDYIPPLQHVYPYHLPVYYAAPPAYGVNYNTAYPSTSASYYAPSMHAHPYSHPERYPPPPPPSEPINRMIHDDDYDNDGGCSIM